Proteins from a genomic interval of Gadus macrocephalus chromosome 2, ASM3116895v1:
- the s1pr5a gene encoding sphingosine 1-phosphate receptor 5a: MANEASHAPNAAAAAPTPSLFAPSPGYLVRMFRDYHSKSVINDHYNYTGKLLGTRYSKGLTVESIIFLLVCLLIVVENAVVLLALWKNKKFHVPMYYLLGNLTLSDLLAGFTYMVNIITSGANTLTMTPVQWFLREGGVFIMLAASVISLLAIAIERHVTMVRMKPYQGDKQGRMFALIGASWVLSVFLGVLPILGWNCLDRLHQDQCSTVLPLYAKSYILFCITVFSGILLSIVVLYFRIFRIVKSNTQRMGPGPQRKGLARKSQKYMALLKTVTIVLGVFIACWLPLFVFLLSDFFCETKKCQVLYKADYFLGIAMFNSLLNPIIYTLTSKDMRRAILCLLCRPCLFTEDGQIKKFGMPFLDCSTSKTEGVSHRLEGLETTVSSGNFSPSSIKAIYPRMSKT, from the coding sequence ATGGCGAACGAGGCGTCCCACGCCCCCaacgcagccgccgccgcccccacccCGTCCCTGTTCGCCCCCTCGCCCGGGTACCTCGTCCGGATGTTCCGCGACTACCACAGCAAATCCGTCATCAACGACCACTACAACTACACGGGCAAGCTGTTGGGCACGCGCTACAGCAAGGGACTTACGGTGGAGTCCATCATCTTCCTGCTGGTGTGCCTGCTCATCGTGGTGGAGAATGCCGTGGTGCTGCTGGCCCTCTGGAAGAACAAGAAGTTCCACGTTCCCATGTACTACCTCCTGGGGAACCTGACACTGTCTGACCTGCTGGCCGGCTTCACCTACATGGTGAACATCATCACGTCGGGCGCCAACACCCTCACCATGACGCCCGTCCAGTGGTTCCTACGAGAGGGCGGTGTCTTCATCATGCTGGCAGCGTCCGTCATCAGCCTGCTGGCCATCGCCATCGAGCGGCACGTCACCATGGTGAGGATGAAGCCCTACCAGGGCGACAAGCAGGGCCGCATGTTCGCGCTGATCGGGGCCAGTTGGGTTCTCTCCGTGTTCCTGGGGGTCCTTCCCATCCTGGGATGGAACTGCCTGGACCGGCTGCACCAGGACCAATGCTCCACCGTGCTGCCCCTCTACGCAAAGAGCTACATCCTCTTCTGCATCACCGTGTTCTCAGGCATCCTGCTGTCCATCGTGGTGCTCTACTTCCGCATCTTCCGCATCGTCAAGTCCAACACCCAGCGGATGGGCCCGGGCCCCCAGCGCAAGGGCCTGGCGCGAAAGTCCCAGAAGTACATGGCCCTGCTGAAGACGGTCACCATCGTGCTGGGCGTCTTCATCGCCTGCTGGCTGCCCCTCTTCGTTTTCCTGCTGAGCGACTTCTTCTGCGAGACCAAGAAGTGCCAGGTGCTGTACAAGGCGGACTACTTCCTGGGCATCGCCATGTTCAACTCCCTGCTCAACCCCATCATCTACACCCTGACCAGCAAGGACATGCGCCGGGCCATCCTGTGCCTGCTGTGCCGCCCATGCCTGTTCACCGAGGACGGGCAGATCAAGAAGTTCGGCATGCCCTTCCTGGACTGCAGCACCAGTAAGACGGAAGGGGTGTCCCACAGATTGGAGGGGCTGGAGACCACCGTCTCTTCGGGGAACTTCTCCCCCTCGTCCATCAAGGCCATCTACCCCAGGATGTCCAAGACATGA